The Panicum hallii strain FIL2 chromosome 9, PHallii_v3.1, whole genome shotgun sequence genome has a window encoding:
- the LOC112876616 gene encoding homeobox-leucine zipper protein HOX32, giving the protein MAAAMVVGGGGKDRSSPGGGGAPQVDTGKYVRYTPEQVEALERVYSECPKPSSLRRQQLIRECPILSNIEPKQIKVWFQNRRCREKQRKEASRLQTVNRKLTAMNKLLMEENDRLQKQVSRLVYENGYMRQQLHNPSVATTDTSCESVVTSGQHHQQQNAAAPRPQRDANNPAGLLAIAEETLAEFLSKATGTAVDWVQMVGMKPGPDSIGIIAVSHNCSGVAARACGLVSLEPTKVAEILKDRSSWYRDCRCVDILHVIPTGNGGTIELIYMQTYAPTTLAAPRDFWTLRYTSGLEDGSLVICERSLTQSTGGPSGPNTPNFVRAEVLPSGYLIRPCEGGGSMIHIVDHVDLDAWSVPEVLRPLYESPKILAQKTTIAALRHIRQIAHESSGEMPYGGGRQPAVLRTFSQRLSRGFNDAVNGFPDDGWSLMSSDGSEDVTIAINSSPNKLVGSHVNSSQLFSAIGGGILCAKASMLLQNVPPALLVRFLREHRSEWADPGVDAYSAAALRASPYAVPGLRASGFMGSQVILPLAHTLEHEEFLEVIRLEGHSLCHDEVVLSRDMYLLQLCSGVDENAAGACAQLVFAPIDESFADDAPLLPSGFRVIPLDAKTDPPSGTRTLDLASTLEVGSGGTTRASSDASSTCNTRSVLTIAFQFSYENHLRESVAAMARQYVRTVVASVQRVAMAIAPSRLGGQLEMKQTPGSPEAHTLARWIGRSYRFHTGAELLRADTQCTDASLKALWQHSDSIMCCSLKAAPVFTFANQAGLDMLETTLIALQDISLEKILDDDGRKALCTEYPKIMQQGFAYLPGGVCVSSMGRPVSYEQAVAWKVLSDDDTPHCLAFMFVNWSFV; this is encoded by the exons atggcggcggcgatggtggtGGGCGGGGGCGGCAAGGACCGCTCCtcgcctggcggcggcggggcgccgcaGGTGGACACGGGCAAGTACGTGCGCTACACCCCCGAGCAGGTCGAGGCGCTCGAGCGGGTCTACAGCGAGTGCCCCAAGCCCAGCTCGCTGCGCCGGCAGCAGCTCATCAGGGAGTGCCCCATACTCAGCAACATCGAGCCCAAGCAGATCAAGGTCTGGTTCCAGAACCGCAG ATGCCGTGAAAAGCAGCGGAAGGAGGCCTCGCGCCTGCAGACTGTGAACCGGAAGCTGACTGCAATGAACAAGCTGTTGATGGAGGAGAATGACAGGCTGCAGAAGCAGGTGTCCCGTCTCGTTTACGAGAATGGGTACATGCGGCAGCAGCTCCATAAT CCTTCTGTTGCGACTACAGACACGAGCTGTGAGTCTGTGGTCACAAGTGGTCAGCACCACCAACAGCAAAATGCAGCAGCTCCGCGTCCTCAAAGGGATGCGAATAACCCAGCTGG TCTACTCGCTATTGCTGAGGAGACCTTGGCAGAGTTCCTGTCGAAGGCGACGGGGACTGCTGTCGATTGGGTGCAAATGGTTGGGATGAAG CCTGGTCCGGATTCCATTGGAATCATCGCTGTTTCGCACAATTGTAGTGGCGTAGCAGCCCGAGCTTGCGGCCTAGTGAGCCTTGAGCCCACAAAG GTCGCGGAGATCCTTAAGGATCGCTCCTCTTGGTACCGCGACTGCCGGTGTGTGGATATCCTCCATGTTATCCCTACGGGTAACGGTGGAACTATCGAGCTTATCTACATGCAG ACTTATGCACCGACAACTTTGGCGGCACCGCGCGACTTTTGGACTCTCCGTTACACTAGTGGTCTTGAAGATGGCAGTCTTGTG ATCTGTGAGAGGTCATTGACACAATCGACTGGAGGCCCATCAGGACCCAACACTCCGAATTTTGTCAGAGCCGAGGTGCTTCCTAGTGGCTATTTAATTCGACCGTGTGAGGGAGGTGGCTCCATGATTCACATTGTGGATCACGTTGACTTAGAT GCTTGGAGCGTGCCTGAGGTTCTTCGCCCACTTTATGAATCTCCAAAGATTCTCGCACAGAAGACAACTATTGCT GCACTGCGTCACATTAGGCAAATTGCGCATGAATCAAGTGGGGAAATGCCCTATGGAGGTGGCCGCCAGCCAGCAGTTCTGAGAACATTCAGTCAGAGGCTCAGCAG GGGATTCAATGATGCTGTCAATGGGTTTCCAGATGATGGTTGGTCACTGATGAGTAGTGACGGTTCTGAGGATGTTACCATTGCTATCAACTCCTCTCCAAACAAACTTGTTGGATCTCATGTCAACTCCTCCCAGCTGTTTTCGGCAATTGGAGGTGGCATCTTATGTGCAAAAGCATCAATGTTGCTACAG AACGTGCCACCTGCTCTACTAGTGCGATTTCTGAGGGAGCATCGCTCTGAATGGGCCGATCCTGGTGTTGATGCTTATTCTGCTGCTGCTCTGAGGGCTAGTCCATATGCAGTTCCTGGCCTGCGAGCTAGTGGTTTTATGGGCAGTCAGGTTATACTGCCACTAGCACACACCTTAGAACATGAAGAG TTCCTGGAGGTCATTAGGCTTGAGGGACACAGCCTATGCCATGATGAAGTTGTTCTATCAAGAGATATGTATCTTCTGCAG TTGTGCAGCGGTGTGGATGAAAATGCAGCTGGTGCATGTGCCCAGCTTGTCTTTGCACCCATTGATGAATCTTTTGCTGATGACGCACCGCTTCTACCCTCAGGCTTCCGTGTCATACCACTGGATGCCAAGACG GATCCACCATCTGGCACACGCACACTTGACCTAGCCTCTactcttgaggttggatccggTGGGACTACTCGTGCTTCCAGTGACGCCTCCAGCACCTGCAACACAAGATCAGTCCTGACTATTGCTTTCCAGTTCTCATATGAGAACCATCTTCGAGAAAGTGTTGCGGCAATGGCCAGGCAATATGTCAGGACTGTGGTGGCATCAGTGCAGAGGGTGGCCATGGCAATAGCTCCCTCCCGTCTCGGTGGACAGCTTGAAATGAAGCAAACTCCTGGATCTCCTGAGGCGCACACGCTTGCAAGGTGGATCGGCAGGAGCTACAG GTTTCACACTGGAGCTGAACTACTTCGCGCAGACACCCAATGCACGGATGCTTCCTTGAAAGCACTCTGGCAACACTCAGACTCTATCATGTGCTGTTCCCTGAAG GCTGCTCCTGTGTTCACCTTCGCCAACCAAGCCGGCCTCGACATGCTGGAGACGACTCTGATTGCTCTCCAGGACATCTCACTGGAGAAGATCCTCGACGATGATGGTCGGAAGGCACTTTGCACTGAGTACCCCAAGATTATGCAACAG GGCTTCGCATACCTCCCTGGTGGAGTCTGCGTGTCGAGCATGGGTCGGCCCGTGTCGTACGAGCAGGCGGTGGCGTGGAAGGTCCTGAGTGACGACGACACCCCACACTGCCTCGCCTTCATGTTCGTGAACTGGTCCTTCGTGTGA
- the LOC112872686 gene encoding uncharacterized protein LOC112872686 — protein MEKPPPEPAPAAAAEEVAARFRSLVDPDDVASIRQTQHLIMGRLQDSNAVLTHFNEYSEQCFAEVSSDFASKTRLLKSMKADLEHIFTKLRGMKARLASTYPDAFPDGAMSKTMDQRPDLESPLD, from the exons ATGGagaagccgccgccggagcccgcCCCCGCGGCAGCcgcggaggaggtggcggcgcggTTCAGGTCGCTGGTGGACCCCGACGACGTCGCCTCCATCAGGCAGACGCAGCACCTCAT AATGGGGCGATTGCAAGATAGCAATGCAGTTCTCACACATTTTAATGAGTATTCCGAGCAATGCTTTGCAGAAGTGTCTAGTGATTTTGCTAGTAAAACTCGCCTTCTCAAGTCCATGAAAGCTGACCTTGAGCATATTTTCACAAAGCTAAG AGGGATGAAAGCAAGGCTAGCATCCACTTATCCGGATGCTTTCCCTGATGGGGCGATGTCAAAGACGATGGACCAAAGACCAGACCTTGAAAGTCCTCTGGATTAG